From a region of the Streptacidiphilus albus JL83 genome:
- a CDS encoding ABC transporter ATP-binding protein: MTTISIDRVSRWFGNVVAVNDISMTVGPGVTGLLGPNGAGKSTLIHMMSGFLPPSTGRVDIDGTPVWKNQGAYRQIGLVPEREAMYDFLTGHEFVLANAELHGLADPGAAAQRALATVAMEYAQDRTVGTYSKGMRQRVKMASALVHDPAVLLLDEPFNGMDPRQRMHLMELLRRFGSEGRTVLFSSHILEEVEQLARHIEVVVAGRHAASGDFHKIRRLMTNRPHRYLVRSSDDRRLAAALIADASTAGIELDWSERALRIQAIDFFRFTELLPRVAKEAGIRLLTVSPQDESLESVFSYLVTSP; encoded by the coding sequence GTGACCACCATCAGCATCGACCGGGTCTCCCGCTGGTTCGGGAACGTCGTCGCCGTCAACGACATCAGCATGACCGTGGGGCCCGGCGTCACCGGACTGCTCGGCCCCAACGGGGCCGGCAAGTCCACCCTGATCCACATGATGAGCGGCTTCCTGCCGCCGTCCACCGGACGGGTCGACATCGACGGCACACCGGTCTGGAAGAACCAGGGCGCCTACCGGCAGATCGGCCTCGTGCCCGAGCGCGAGGCCATGTACGACTTCCTCACCGGGCACGAGTTCGTCCTCGCCAACGCCGAGCTGCACGGGCTGGCCGACCCCGGCGCCGCCGCCCAACGGGCGCTCGCCACGGTGGCGATGGAGTACGCCCAGGACCGCACCGTCGGCACCTACTCCAAGGGCATGCGGCAGCGCGTCAAAATGGCCTCGGCGCTGGTCCACGACCCGGCCGTGCTGCTGCTGGACGAGCCCTTCAACGGGATGGACCCGCGGCAGCGGATGCACCTGATGGAGCTGCTGCGCCGGTTCGGCTCCGAGGGCCGGACGGTGCTGTTCTCCTCGCACATCCTGGAGGAGGTCGAACAGCTCGCCCGGCACATCGAGGTGGTCGTCGCCGGACGGCACGCCGCCTCCGGCGACTTCCACAAGATCCGCCGGCTGATGACCAACCGGCCGCACCGCTACCTGGTGCGCTCCAGCGACGACCGGCGGCTGGCGGCGGCGCTGATCGCGGACGCGTCGACGGCCGGCATCGAACTCGACTGGAGCGAGCGAGCCCTGCGGATCCAGGCCATCGACTTCTTCCGCTTCACCGAGCTGCTGCCCAGGGTCGCCAAGGAGGCCGGGATCCGGCTGCTGACCGTGTCGCCCCAGGACGAGTCCCTGGAGAGCGTCTTCTCCTACCTGGTGACGTCGCCATGA
- a CDS encoding ABC transporter permease subunit, producing MNLTVARLTVRGLLGRRRGLLLLAVPALLLVLSVVIRLAVGQDESTTVNVLGGLGLGTLVPLLGLIAGTGAIGPEIDDGSIVYLLAKPLPRWKIVTTKLAVSVGCTAVFGAIPMYIAGVILFGNFEHLALAYGVGALVAGVAYSSIFLLLGVVSRHAVVWGLLYSLVWESVFGGLVPGAKTLSVQQWSLAITRTIADPGVVTSAVHLPTAVPLLLVVILGGTALAAARLSRLTLAGEE from the coding sequence GTGAACCTCACCGTCGCCCGGCTGACCGTACGCGGCCTGCTCGGCCGCCGCCGCGGCCTGCTGCTGCTCGCGGTGCCCGCGCTGCTGCTGGTCCTGTCGGTGGTCATCCGCCTCGCCGTCGGCCAGGACGAGAGCACCACCGTCAACGTCCTCGGCGGGCTCGGGCTCGGCACGCTGGTGCCGCTGCTCGGACTGATCGCCGGGACCGGTGCCATCGGCCCGGAGATCGACGACGGCTCGATCGTCTACCTGCTGGCCAAGCCCCTGCCGCGCTGGAAGATCGTCACCACCAAGCTCGCGGTCTCCGTCGGCTGCACCGCGGTCTTCGGGGCGATCCCGATGTACATCGCCGGGGTCATCCTCTTCGGCAACTTCGAGCACCTGGCCCTGGCGTACGGGGTCGGCGCGCTCGTCGCCGGGGTCGCCTACAGCTCGATCTTCCTGCTGCTCGGCGTGGTCTCCCGGCACGCGGTGGTGTGGGGCCTGCTGTACTCGCTGGTCTGGGAGAGCGTCTTCGGCGGCCTGGTCCCGGGCGCGAAGACGCTCAGCGTCCAGCAGTGGTCGCTCGCGATCACCCGCACGATCGCCGATCCCGGCGTGGTCACCTCGGCCGTCCACCTGCCGACGGCGGTGCCGCTGCTGCTGGTGGTCATCCTCGGCGGCACGGCGCTGGCCGCCGCTCGGCTGAGCCGGCTCACACTCGCCGGCGAGGAGTAG
- a CDS encoding CynX/NimT family MFS transporter, whose amino-acid sequence MSHSMIDAPTAAPTTSPSRPARIAAHPVTALVGILLVSLNMRAALSAVSPLLTDISNHYGLSSTAGGLLTTFPVLFMGVTAPFVPKLVRRFGPERVVLLALVVLAAGVGLRIVSGSWALFAGSMVIGAAIALLNVTMPGLVKRDFPDRAATMTGVYGTSMIVGATLAAALSVPMEHAFGGWQGSLASWSVLALVSAAAWLPQVVGAKSAKAPAQTPASAPTPATAHLPGMWRHPLAWQLAIYMGIMSLLAYTLIAWMPTVLNDHGMSRGTAALIFAFCNLVQIAGAFLVPLAAGRTSSQGKLVVLMVGCYAVGIGGLIVAPVAGAWIWATLLGLGMGGGFGLAMALIVLRSGSPTVASQLSGMSQMVGYFIAACGPVGVGALHQATHGWTLPLSLLLVCCAVALVAGLGAGRRVTLRAVEAQ is encoded by the coding sequence ATGTCCCACAGCATGATCGACGCACCCACCGCCGCGCCCACCACCTCACCCTCCCGCCCCGCACGGATCGCCGCCCACCCGGTCACCGCGCTGGTCGGCATCCTGCTGGTCTCGCTCAACATGCGGGCGGCGCTCTCCGCCGTGTCGCCGCTGCTGACCGACATCAGCAACCACTACGGGCTCTCCTCGACGGCCGGCGGGCTGCTCACCACGTTCCCGGTGCTGTTCATGGGCGTGACCGCGCCCTTCGTCCCGAAGCTGGTGCGCCGCTTCGGTCCGGAGCGGGTGGTCCTGCTGGCGCTGGTGGTGCTGGCGGCCGGGGTCGGGCTGCGGATCGTCAGCGGCTCCTGGGCGCTGTTCGCCGGCAGCATGGTGATCGGCGCGGCCATCGCGCTGCTCAACGTGACCATGCCGGGCCTGGTGAAGCGGGACTTCCCGGACCGCGCGGCGACGATGACCGGTGTCTACGGCACGTCGATGATCGTCGGTGCGACCCTGGCCGCCGCGCTGTCCGTGCCGATGGAGCACGCCTTCGGCGGGTGGCAGGGCTCGCTGGCCTCCTGGTCGGTACTGGCGCTGGTCTCGGCGGCGGCCTGGCTGCCGCAGGTGGTCGGCGCCAAGTCGGCGAAGGCTCCGGCGCAGACTCCGGCGTCCGCCCCGACGCCCGCGACCGCGCACCTGCCGGGCATGTGGCGGCACCCGCTGGCCTGGCAGCTCGCCATCTACATGGGCATCATGTCGCTGCTCGCCTACACCTTGATCGCCTGGATGCCGACGGTCCTGAACGACCACGGGATGTCGCGCGGCACGGCGGCGCTGATCTTCGCCTTCTGCAACCTGGTGCAGATCGCCGGCGCCTTCCTGGTGCCGCTCGCGGCCGGCCGGACGAGCAGTCAGGGCAAGCTCGTGGTGCTGATGGTGGGCTGCTACGCGGTCGGCATCGGCGGACTGATCGTCGCCCCGGTGGCCGGCGCCTGGATCTGGGCGACGCTGCTCGGCCTCGGCATGGGCGGCGGCTTCGGGCTGGCCATGGCGCTGATCGTGCTGCGCTCCGGCAGCCCGACGGTGGCCTCGCAGCTCTCCGGCATGTCGCAGATGGTCGGCTACTTCATCGCCGCCTGCGGCCCGGTGGGCGTCGGTGCGCTGCACCAGGCGACGCACGGCTGGACGCTGCCGCTGTCGCTGCTGCTGGTGTGCTGCGCCGTGGCCCTGGTCGCCGGCCTCGGCGCCGGCCGCCGGGTCACCCTGCGCGCCGTCGAGGCGCAGTAG
- a CDS encoding FadR/GntR family transcriptional regulator, protein MSSITPLHAAGRTSLVDSAIEQLRAQLSSGSWQVGDRIPTEHELAEQLQVGRNTVREAVRVLVHAGMLQSRQGEGTFVRSTSDPAAVLHGVQRSGVRDVLEVRAALENEAARLAALRHTPEDLARMRTALDAEEHILLNEPERAGREATVEHDLEFHTAMVESAHNPALTEVYRYFSASVRESMRAAVGDQDMPMVDLASHRALVDAIASGDPEAAEAASRQLIADPMGAVARLLD, encoded by the coding sequence ATGAGCAGCATTACCCCCCTGCACGCGGCCGGGCGCACCTCCCTGGTCGACTCCGCGATCGAGCAGCTGCGGGCCCAGCTCAGCAGTGGGAGCTGGCAGGTCGGGGACCGGATCCCGACCGAGCACGAGCTCGCCGAGCAGCTCCAGGTCGGCCGGAACACCGTGCGCGAGGCCGTGCGGGTGCTGGTGCACGCGGGGATGCTGCAGTCGCGGCAGGGCGAGGGCACCTTCGTGCGCTCCACCAGCGACCCGGCCGCCGTGCTGCACGGGGTGCAGCGCTCCGGGGTGCGGGACGTGCTGGAGGTCCGCGCGGCGCTGGAGAACGAGGCCGCCCGGCTGGCCGCGCTCCGGCACACCCCCGAGGACCTGGCCCGGATGCGGACCGCCCTCGACGCCGAGGAGCACATCCTGCTGAACGAGCCCGAGCGGGCCGGCCGAGAGGCCACTGTCGAGCACGACCTCGAATTCCACACCGCCATGGTCGAGTCCGCGCACAACCCGGCACTGACCGAGGTCTACCGCTACTTCAGCGCCTCCGTCCGCGAGTCGATGCGCGCCGCCGTCGGCGACCAGGACATGCCGATGGTCGACCTGGCCTCGCACCGGGCGCTGGTGGACGCCATCGCCTCCGGCGATCCGGAGGCGGCGGAGGCCGCCAGCCGGCAGCTCATCGCCGACCCGATGGGCGCCGTCGCCCGCCTGCTCGACTGA
- a CDS encoding Uma2 family endonuclease, whose product MTVLADEETAVDLDEALWEVWKAIDVPEGFRVEIIEGSIEMSPTGRLRHGILIGRMLESLLRHLQDSAWTARNDINVIHGFKSYVPDLFICPRALDEIAHPSGLGVLAEGVAFVAEVVSPGHGDRQRDRIRKRRAYARAGIPVYVLVDDYDEDGTVTVLSEPDSKHADYRNSRRYSYGTDVLIPEGPAKGFVVDDAITRGR is encoded by the coding sequence ATGACCGTGCTCGCCGACGAGGAGACCGCTGTGGACCTGGACGAGGCCCTGTGGGAGGTCTGGAAAGCCATCGATGTTCCTGAGGGCTTCCGCGTCGAGATCATCGAGGGGTCCATCGAGATGTCTCCCACCGGCCGCCTCCGCCACGGCATTCTCATCGGCCGGATGCTCGAATCGCTGCTACGGCATCTTCAGGACTCCGCCTGGACAGCCCGCAATGACATCAACGTCATTCACGGCTTCAAGTCGTACGTTCCCGATCTCTTCATCTGCCCGCGTGCGCTGGACGAGATCGCGCACCCCAGTGGCCTCGGAGTACTGGCCGAAGGGGTCGCCTTCGTCGCCGAGGTCGTCTCCCCCGGCCACGGCGACCGGCAGCGGGACCGGATCCGCAAGCGGCGCGCCTACGCCCGCGCGGGCATCCCTGTCTACGTCCTCGTCGACGACTACGACGAGGACGGCACAGTCACCGTCCTCAGCGAGCCCGACAGCAAGCACGCCGACTACCGCAACTCGCGCCGCTACTCCTACGGCACCGACGTCCTCATCCCCGAGGGACCCGCCAAGGGTTTTGTCGTCGACGACGCGATCACACGGGGCCGGTAG